A DNA window from Nitrospira sp. contains the following coding sequences:
- a CDS encoding MOSC domain-containing protein (MaGe:77308874): MKNGRPPYPHIHQISVSDGGVPKKPVREALVTVRGVEGDRQRNLKFHGGPDRAVCVYSLEVIERLQQAGHSIEPGFSGENLTLAGVDWEGIQPGVRLSIGPDLALEVMSYTTPCRYNAPWFHDGDFHRISQETHPGWSRVYAKVLREGVVRPGDQVDVTGAVN; encoded by the coding sequence ATGAAGAACGGGCGTCCTCCCTATCCTCATATTCATCAAATCAGTGTTTCGGATGGCGGGGTGCCGAAAAAGCCGGTGCGTGAAGCCCTGGTGACTGTGCGGGGTGTCGAGGGGGATCGCCAGCGCAATCTGAAATTTCACGGCGGCCCGGATCGCGCGGTCTGTGTGTATTCGCTGGAGGTGATTGAGCGATTACAGCAAGCGGGCCATTCCATCGAGCCGGGTTTTTCAGGGGAGAATCTGACGCTGGCCGGAGTGGATTGGGAGGGAATACAGCCCGGTGTCAGACTGAGCATCGGACCAGACCTTGCGCTGGAAGTGATGAGTTACACCACACCATGCCGTTACAATGCGCCATGGTTTCATGACGGAGATTTTCATCGCATCTCGCAAGAAACGCATCCGGGCTGGAGTCGAGTGTATGCCAAGGTGTTGAGGGAGGGGGTCGTTCGGCCGGGCGATCAGGTGGACGTGACAGGAGCAGTCAATTGA